The Paraburkholderia acidisoli genome contains a region encoding:
- the glnA gene encoding type I glutamate--ammonia ligase, whose product MSKSVADVMQLVKDEDVKFVDFRFTDTRGKEQHVSVPLSAFDEDKFESGHAFDGSSIAGWKGIEASDMLLVPDANTAFIDPFYEESTLVLTCDVVEPSDGKGYERDPRSLAKRAEAYLKSTGLGDTAFFGPEPEFFIFDSVQWNTDQSGTFVKIGSEEAPWSSGKEFEGGNTGHRPGTKGGYFPVAPVDTFQDIRSEMCLLLEQIGIPVEVHHHEVAGQGQNEIGTKFSTLVQRADWTQQLKYIVHNVAHTYGKTATFMPKPIVGDNGSGMHVHQSIWKDGQNLFAGNGYAGLSEFALFYIGGIIKHARALNAITNPGTNSYKRLVPHFEAPVKLAYSARNRSASIRIPHVSNPKGRRIETRFPDPLANPYLCFSALMMAGLDGVQNKIHPGEAADKNLYDLPPEEDAKIPTVCAGLDQALEALDKDREFLTRGGVFTDGMIDAYLALKESELQRVRMTTHPVEFELYYSL is encoded by the coding sequence ATGAGTAAATCCGTGGCCGACGTCATGCAACTCGTCAAGGACGAAGACGTCAAGTTTGTCGATTTCCGCTTCACCGACACGCGCGGCAAGGAGCAGCACGTCTCGGTGCCGCTGTCGGCATTCGACGAGGACAAGTTCGAGTCGGGCCATGCGTTTGACGGTTCGTCGATCGCCGGCTGGAAGGGCATCGAAGCCTCGGACATGTTGCTCGTGCCGGACGCGAACACCGCCTTCATCGACCCGTTCTACGAAGAATCGACGCTCGTCCTGACCTGCGACGTGGTCGAGCCGTCGGACGGCAAGGGCTACGAACGCGATCCGCGCTCGCTCGCGAAGCGCGCGGAAGCCTACCTGAAGAGCACGGGCCTCGGCGACACCGCCTTCTTCGGTCCGGAACCCGAATTCTTCATTTTCGACTCGGTCCAGTGGAACACGGACCAATCGGGCACGTTCGTCAAGATTGGCTCGGAAGAAGCCCCGTGGTCGTCGGGCAAGGAATTCGAAGGCGGCAACACGGGCCACCGCCCGGGCACGAAGGGCGGCTACTTCCCGGTCGCGCCGGTCGACACGTTCCAGGACATCCGTTCGGAAATGTGTCTGTTGCTCGAACAGATCGGCATTCCGGTCGAAGTGCACCACCACGAAGTCGCGGGCCAAGGCCAGAACGAAATCGGCACGAAGTTCTCGACGCTCGTGCAGCGCGCCGACTGGACGCAGCAACTGAAGTACATCGTCCATAACGTCGCGCACACGTATGGCAAGACGGCCACGTTCATGCCGAAGCCGATCGTGGGCGACAACGGTTCGGGCATGCACGTTCACCAGTCGATCTGGAAGGACGGCCAGAATCTGTTCGCGGGCAACGGCTACGCCGGCCTGTCGGAATTCGCGCTGTTCTACATCGGCGGCATCATCAAGCACGCTCGCGCGCTGAACGCCATCACGAACCCGGGTACGAACTCGTACAAGCGTCTCGTGCCGCACTTCGAAGCGCCGGTCAAGCTGGCCTACTCGGCACGCAACCGTTCGGCATCGATCCGTATTCCGCACGTGTCCAACCCGAAGGGCCGCCGTATCGAAACGCGCTTCCCGGATCCGCTCGCGAATCCGTACCTGTGCTTCTCGGCGCTGATGATGGCGGGTCTCGACGGCGTGCAGAACAAGATCCATCCGGGCGAAGCCGCGGACAAGAACCTGTACGACCTGCCGCCGGAAGAAGATGCAAAGATCCCGACCGTGTGCGCGGGCCTCGACCAGGCACTCGAAGCACTCGACAAGGATCGCGAGTTCCTGACGCGCGGTGGCGTGTTCACGGACGGCATGATCGACGCGTACCTGGCGCTGAAGGAAAGCGAACTGCAACGCGTTCGCATGACGACGCACCCGGTCGAATTCGAACTGTACTACTCGCTGTAA
- the glnL gene encoding nitrogen regulation protein NR(II), which translates to MVLKNLIKARKGQAEPLSDHAPLVDSGLLPGFEALPTVVLVLDKRTLRVAFANPSAEAMLELSRRQLAQMAWSDLFTNADELLSTIASIAEHRFHATRLDASLERPGREPLNVHAIVGFLEAAPDYVLLELFENERHLRSDREERIHDLTAVNKHLIRNLAHEIKNPLGGIRGAAQLLEFELGARERDELREYTQVVIKESDRLQTLVDRLLEPHRHPHIVGDVNIHEVCERVRAVILAEFPRGLTIERDYDVSVPDLRGDKEQLIQALLNIVRNAAQALRERISQGDARIELRTRVARKVTISKRLCKLALDLHITDNGPGIPEEIRDRIFYPLVSGREDGSGLGLTLAQTFVQQHDGLIEVDSRPGQTEFQILLPLDG; encoded by the coding sequence ATGGTGCTCAAGAATCTGATCAAGGCTCGTAAAGGCCAGGCGGAACCGCTTTCGGACCATGCGCCGCTCGTCGACTCGGGCTTGCTGCCCGGCTTCGAGGCGCTGCCGACCGTCGTGCTCGTGCTCGACAAGCGCACGCTGCGCGTTGCCTTCGCGAATCCTTCCGCCGAGGCGATGCTCGAACTCTCGCGCCGGCAACTCGCGCAGATGGCGTGGTCCGATCTCTTCACCAACGCCGACGAACTGCTCTCGACGATCGCCTCGATCGCCGAGCACCGCTTTCATGCCACGCGCCTCGACGCGTCGCTGGAGCGGCCGGGACGCGAGCCGCTCAACGTGCACGCGATCGTCGGCTTTCTCGAGGCCGCACCCGACTACGTGCTGCTCGAACTCTTCGAGAACGAGCGTCATTTGCGTAGCGACCGCGAGGAGCGCATTCACGACCTCACGGCCGTGAACAAGCATCTGATCCGCAATCTCGCCCACGAGATCAAGAACCCGCTCGGCGGCATTCGCGGTGCGGCGCAGCTGCTCGAATTCGAGCTGGGCGCGCGCGAACGCGACGAGCTGCGCGAGTACACGCAGGTCGTCATCAAGGAATCCGACCGCCTGCAAACGCTTGTCGACCGCTTGCTGGAGCCGCACCGGCATCCGCATATCGTCGGCGACGTGAACATCCACGAGGTTTGCGAGCGCGTGCGCGCCGTGATTCTCGCGGAGTTTCCGCGCGGCCTCACGATCGAGCGCGACTACGACGTGAGCGTGCCCGATCTGCGTGGCGACAAGGAGCAGCTGATTCAGGCGCTGCTCAACATCGTGCGCAACGCGGCGCAGGCCTTGCGCGAGCGGATTTCGCAAGGCGACGCGCGCATCGAATTGCGCACGCGTGTCGCGCGCAAGGTCACGATTTCAAAACGCCTGTGCAAGCTGGCATTGGACTTGCATATCACGGACAACGGACCCGGCATTCCCGAGGAGATCCGCGACCGCATCTTCTATCCGCTCGTCTCCGGACGCGAGGACGGCAGCGGTCTCGGTCTCACGCTCGCGCAGACCTTCGTGCAGCAGCACGACGGTTTGATCGAAGTGGATAGCCGGCCGGGCCAAACCGAGTTTCAGATCTTGTTGCCGTTAGACGGCTGA